The Streptomyces sp. NBC_01298 genome contains the following window.
GAGGTGGAAGACGTACAGCAGGGCGAGCAGGTAGCCGGCGAGCACCTGGCCGATCGTGACGACGAAGGAGAACTTGAGGGTGAACCACAAGGCCTCGTGGACGGCGGGGTCGGTCAACAGGCGCTCGAAGTTGGCCAGTCCGTTGCCGGTGAAGCCGTCGATGGAGTTGCCCTTGGTGAAGGAGTACCCCAGTGACCACACCATCGGGACCAGCATGATGAGGGAGTAGACGAGCAGGGCGGGGCCCAGGAGGATCAGGATGGCCCTGCGGTCACCGAGTACACGGTGCATAGGTGGTGTCCAGTTCGTCGAGGTGGTGGGGCGCGGGCGGCAGGGCTCGGAAGCCCGGGCGATGGCGCCGCGGGACTCCCGAGCCGGTCGGGGCCGCTCGCCGCCCGGCTTGCCGGCCTACGGGCCTACTGGTTCTTCAGGGCGTCCTGGACGGTCTGCATGAACTGCTGGGGGCTCATGCTTCCGTTGACCAGCGACGCCGCGTTGGAGGTGCTCACGGTGGTGGCCTTGGTCCCGAACAGCGCCTCGAACCAGAGGACGTTCTGCTTCGAGTCACCGATGGTCTTGCGGATCTGCGCGGTGACCGCGTTGGCGTCCTGGACGGGCGTGTTCGTCTTGAAGCCCGAGATCGTTCCCGCGTCCTTGAGCGCCGTGCTGCCGTAGTTCTTGGCGATGCAGGCCACCCAGTCCCCCGTCTTGCCGTCGAAGGACTTCGCGCCCAGGGTGATGCCCAGACCCACGTTGGACGGGTACTGGTCGGCGGAGCCCTTGCCGCCGGCGACCGTGGGGAACGGCATGAAACCGATGTTCTCGACGCCGACCGTGTTCACCTTCGGGTCGGCGATGTTGGCCAGCGCCCAGCTGCCCATGTAGAACATGGCGGCCTTGCCGGAGAGGAACTGGTTCATGGCGACGTCGTAGCTGATGGAGGCGACGCCCTCACCGAAGTACCCCTTCTTGCCGAGGTCGGCGATCTCCTGGGCGGCCTTCACGTAGGCGGGGTCGGTGAGCTTGGCCTTTCCGCTCCGGATGTCCTGGAGCGCGTCCGGGCCCAGGCTGCGGTAGAGGTAGCCGCTCAGCACACGGGTCAGCGGCCACCCCTCCTTGCCCGCGGCGGAGAACGGCTGCACGCCGCCGGCCCGCAGCTTCTCCGCGCTCGCGGTGAGCTCGTCCCAGGTGGTGGGAACGGCCACGCCGCGGTCCTGGAAGAGCTTCTTGTTGTAGAAGATCCCCTCGATGTTGTACTCGTACGGCAGCACGCTGACCTTGCCGTCGTACAGCGCCTTGATCGTGGAGACGGCCGCCGGCTGGAGCTGGTCGTACACACCGAGGAGCGACAGCTCTCCTTCCAGGTCCGCGATCTTGCCGGACTTGTCGAGCTGACCGGTGAGGGCGGGAGAGTTGCCCGCGGCGAACTGGACCGGGAGCGCGTCCTGTCCGGCGAGGAGCTGCAGCTTCTGGTCGAGGCTGCTCTGCGGCACGTTCTCGACCTTGAGCGGACGCGCCTTGTTCTCCGCGGCGCACGCCTCCTTGGAGAGGGTGGTCAGCACGTTCTTGACGGTGGTGTTCTCCGTTGCGCTCAGGTAGCTGAACTCCTTGGGCGCGGCCGCGGTGCTGCCGCCGGTGCCCCCGCAGGCGGTGACGAGCAGGGCGACCGAGGCGGTGCCGGCCGTGAAGGCGGTCCGGCGCGCTCGGCGGGCACGGCGCGGGTTGTTGGACACAGAGGTCTCCCTGTCATCGGTACGGAGAGGTGGGTGGTGAGGAGAGAGGAGAGAGGAGAAAGGCCGTCGGAAGTGGCGACGGGCGGACCCTCGGCGAGAAAGTGTGTAGAACGTTCTCCACTCGGGTGGCTCAAACACTGCGCCCCTTCCTCGCGAAGAGTCAAGACACGGATCTGTAACTCCTGCGAAATAAGCCCTTGGCGTTGACGTACTGTGCCGTTAGCGATGTAGACCGTTGCATTGCGAGGCGAGATCGGAGTGATGGCCCATGGACGCGACGCCGAAGCCCAAGAAGCGGGTGACGATCACCGATGTCGCACGGCACGCCGGCGTGTCCACTGCCGCGGTCTCGAAGGTCCTGCGCAACGCGTACGGATCGAGTCCGGCGATGCGGGAGAAGGTCCACGCGGCCATGGCCGAGCTGGACTACCGGCCCCACACCGCGGCACGCGGCATGAGGGGCCGGACCTACACCGTCGGCGTCCTGCTGGACAACATCCGCAACGCGTTCTTCGCCGACATCCTCGACGGAATCCACGACGAGCTGCAGGACGGCGCGTACACCGTGATGATCGGCGCGGCGGGGTTCGGCGCCGAGGCCCAGACCCGGACCGTTCGCGCCATGGTGGACCGCCAGATGGACGGCCTCGTCCTCATCGCCCCGGGCTGCCCGCGTCCCGAGGTCCTGGCGACGGCCGCGACCACACCGACCGTCGTCATCGGCCATCACGACACAGCGGACGCGCACGACTCGGTGGTGGACGCCGACGGCATCGGAGCGGGCCTGGTCGTGGACCATCTCACCGAGCTGGGCCACCGGGACATCGCATTGGTCTCCGCGTCCGGGACCAAGGCCGGCGCCTGGCGGCGGACCCCGGAAGCCGTATTGACCAGCGGTTACCTGGCGGCCATGGACCACCACGGCCTGGGGGCGCACGCCCGTGTCCAGCATGCCGCCTACTCCGACGAGGGCGGCTTCGAAGCGGGCATGGCCCTGCTGACGGCGCGGCGCCCACCGACCGCCATCATGGCGGGCGCCGACGTCGCGGCGCTCGGCATCTACCGGGCCGCGCACGAGCTCGGCCTGCGCATCCCGCGGGACCTGTCGCTGGTCGGCTACAACAACACCGCCCTCGCGGCCCTGGCTCCCGTACAGCTCACCAGCGTCGACCAGGCGGGACACACCATGGGGGCCACCGCGGCACGCATGCTCATCGACCGCGTGGAGGGCCGACGGGACCGGGCCATGCAGACCACCATGACGCCGCGCCTGGTGGTGCGCGGCAGCACGACGGCGCCGCGAGCCCGTTAGACCACGGCCGACACCTCCTCGTTGTCCCGCCTGCGGGGAGGACAGCGCGACGCGCCAGGCAGTGTGTGGGGGCATGGCTGAAGTCCGGAACGCAGGGCCGAGGAAGCGGGAGGGCGAGGTTGGCCCTGGCGCCCGGGCGGCGGGGGTGTCATCGGCGCGTGCGCTCGATGTACACGACTATGGGCGGTCCGAGATGCTTTGCCCACCCACTGCGTGATTCATGTTCCTGATGCTGATCATCTGTCGCATGGATGGGTGCCCCTGGACAGGCCCCGTCAGGTCGGCCCGTGTGGCACCCCGCGCTTCAGGCCCCGGGCGCGTCCCCCATGCGTCGGCCGACGCGCGCGGCCGTCTCGCGCAGCCAGATGTGGGCGGCGTCGTGGGTGTGGACGGGATGCCACCAGAGCGCCTCACGCAGCGGCACCGCCTCGTACGGCGGTTCCAAGACGCGCACGGCCGTGAACGGCGCGAGGAGCTCGGCCAGACGGGCTTGGACCAGGGCGATCCTGCGGGTGCCGGCCACCAGGAGCGGGAGGAGCTGGAAGCTGTCGACGGAGACCTCGACCCGGGGCTCGATGCCGAGCATGCCCAGTTGCCGCACCGCGGGAGCGTCGTACGTCCGCCGGTAGGCGACCCATGGCAGACGGGCGAGATCCTGGCGGGTGAGGTGCTCTTCGACGCTCGGATGATCGTCCGAGACGATGAAGACCCAGCGGTCGTCGTAGAGATCGGTGGCCGGGAAATCACTGATGACCCCGTGCGGCATCAGTACGCCGTCGGTGGCGCTGAGCAGGCTGGCCGTGTCGTCGACGACGGTGACGGGCGTCTGGGTGAAGCGCAGCCGGATGCCGGGGGCTTCCTCGTGTACGACGCGGGCGAACTCGGCTCCGAAGACGGCGACGGCGTAGTCGGACGCCACCAGACTGAACTCCCGGCTCTCCTTGGCGGGATCGAAGCTCGCCTGGCTGGAGAAGAGCCGCTCCAGCACGTCGTATGCGGTGGAGGTGCGGTCGAGCAGCACCTGCCCGAGGGCGGTGAGCTCGTAGTGGCCGCCGACCCGGGCGAGCAGGTCGTCGTCGAAGTGACGGCGCAATCGCCCCAGGGCGGCGCTCATGGCCGGCTGGCTGAGCCCGACGCGCTGCCCGGCCCGCGTGACGTTGCGCTCCTCCAGCAGGGCGCGCAGAGCCACCACGAGGTTGAGGTCCAGACGGGCCAGATTCACGGCATTTCCCCTTGCTGTTCGGGCGCCGACCGTGGGGTATCCATCCGACGGATGACAACCATCCGAACAATCGATTTCCCTGATCAAGGTGGCAGGTCCAGATTAGTCCCATCGCAATCAGGAGGACATGTCCGTGAAACCTGGATCCCCGTCCGCGCTCTTTGCCGGACCTTTCGCCCTCGCGACGCTTTCCGTCCCGGAGGGGCCCGCCTTCCCCGCCCTGCTCACCCCGGACGCCCAGGTGCTCGACCTGCGGATCGCCCTGGGCGATGCGCAGGTGACCGCCGTGGGTCTGCTGGAGAACTGGGAGGCCACGCTGCCGAGGCTGCGGGCCCTGGCCGAAGAGGACCGCACCGATCGCAGGCCCCTTTCGGAGCACCGGGTGCACGCGCCGGTCGAGCCTCGCCAGGTGTTCCAGTCGGGCGCCAACTACCGGCAGCACGTGATCGACCTGCACGTGGCGCACCGGGCCCCGGATGACGAACGCTCCGAGGAGGAACGGCGCGCGGAGGCTGCAGAGATCATGGACCGCCGGGCGGCCGAGGACCTTCCCTACGTCTTCATCGGCCTGCCGAGCTCCCTCACCGGCCCGTACGACGACGTCACCCTCCCCGCCTGGGCCGAGAAGCCCGACTGGGAACTGGAACTGGCGGCCGTGATCGGCCGTCCCGCCTACCGGGTCTCCGTGGAGGAGGCGATGGAACGCGTCGCCGGCTACACGATCGCCAACGATCTGACCGACCGGTCGACCGTCTTCCGCCGGGACATGCCGCAGATCGGCACCGACTGGCTGCGCAGCAAGAACGCGCCGGGCTTCACCCCTCTCGGGCCCTGGATCGTGCCCGCCGAGTCGATCGCGGACACCGGTGACCTGCGGCTGACGCTGAAGCTCAACGGCGACACCATGCAGGACGAGTCCACCAAGGACATGATCTTCAGCGTGGCCCGCGTGGTCTCCTACATCTCACAGACCGCCCGGCTCCTCCCCGGCGACCTGGTGCTCACCGGCTCCCCGGCGGGCAACGGCATGCACTGGGGCCGGCTGCTGCGCGACGGCGATGTCATGGACGGCGCCATCACGGGCCTCGGCGCGCAGCGCACCCGCTGTATCGCGGAGGCGTGATGAGCCTGGACCGCCGCGACCCCGAGGGTTCGATCGCCCGTACCGCCAAGGCTTGCTCCAACTGGGGCCGCTGGGGCGCGGACGACGTACTCGGCACACTGAACTTCCTCGACGAGGCCAAACGCCGTGAAGGCGCCGCACTCGTCCGGCGCGGTGTGAGCTTCTCGCTCTCCCAGCGCTTCGACATCAACGGCCCGCAGAAGGGCTGGCGTCGGCGCACCAATCCGGTGCACACCATGCTGGACACCGGAACGGACGCGGCCCTCGGCAACCAGGGCCTCCCGCACGGCATCGGCGGCGCCGACGACGTGATCGCCATGCCGCTGCAGTGCTCGACCCAGTGGGACGGGCTCGGCCACATCTTCGACCACGGCAAGGCGTGGAACGGCCGCCCCGCCGAGAAGGTCGTCACCTCCGAGGGCGATCTGGTCACCGGCATCGAGCACATGGCTCACCAGATCGCCGGGCGAGGAGTGCTGCTGGACGTGGGCCGCGCCGTCGGCCAGGACGGTGAACTGCCCGACGGTTTCGCGATCACCGCGGAGCACCTGACGGCCACCGCGGAAGCCCAGGGCGTGGCCGTGGGGCGCGGGGACCTGGTCCTCGTACGCACCGGGCAGCTCGCCCGGATACGCCGCGACGGCTGGGGCGAGTACGCGGGCGGCCCGGCCCCCGGCCTGTCCTTCACCAGTGCCGGCTGGCTCCACGGCAGCGAGATCGCGGCGATCGCCACGGACACCTGGGGCTTCGAGGTGCGCCCCAACGAGTTCGAGCACGCCTTCCAGCCCCTGCATCAGGTGGCCATCCCGCACATCGGTCTGCTGATCGGTGAGATGTGGGACCTCGATTCCCTGGCCGAGGACTGCGCGGCCGACGGCGTGTACGAGTTCTGGCTCACCGCCGCTCCCCTGCCGATCACCGGTGCGGTCGGGTCCCCGATCAATCCGATAGCCGTCAAGTAGTCCGCCAACTCATCCGAGGAACAAGGGAGTTCCCATGACCGAAACCCGCACGGTCCTCGTCGTCGGCGGCGGTGCGGCCGGCAACGCCGTGACGATCCTGCTGCGCCGCGCCGGCTTCTCGGTGGACCTGGTCGAGGCCAAGGCCGACTGGAACGCCACCGCCGGATCCGGCATCACCCTCCAGGGCAACGCCCTGCGCGTGCTGCGCGAACTGGGTGTCTGGGACCAGGTGAGGACGTCCGGCTTCGGCTTCGGTTCCGTCGGCATCACCGCGCCCGACGGAAGCGTCCTGCACGTCCACCGCGATCTACGCACAGGTGGTGACGATCTGCCCGCCACGCTCGGCATGCAGCGGCCCGAGCTCCAGCAGATCCTGATCGATGCCGTCCGAGCGGGCGGAACCCGGGTCCGCCTGGGCACCCGGGCCGAGATCCTCGACCAGGACGCGGAGGGCGTCTCCGTCCGTTTCACCGACGGTACGGAGGAGCGCTACGACCTGGTGATCGCGGCCGACGGACTCGGTTCCGCCACCCGAGCGGCCATCGGCGTCACCGCCAAGCCCGAGCCCACCGGCATGGCCATCTGGCGCATCTCCGCGCCGCGCCCCGCCGAGGTGACCCGCACCGATCTCGCCTACGGCGGACCGGCGTACATCTCCGGCTACTGCCCCACCGGCGACACGACCCTGTACGCGTACGTCGTCGAGGCGAACCGGGACCGGGCATCCATCCCGCCGGAGTCGTACGCCGACGAGATGCGCAGACTGGCCTCCGCCTACGGCGGCTTCTGGCCGCAGATAGCCGAGAACATCACGGACCCCGGACAAGTCAACTACACCTGGTTCGACCAGATGCTGGTCGAGGGCTCGTGGCACCGCGGCCGGGTCGTCCTCATCGGCGACGCCGCCCACTGCTGCCCGCCCACCCTCGCGCAGGGTGCCGCGCTGTCCCTCGAAGACGCGTGGGTGCTCGCGCAGATGCTGGCCGGCGCCGACGACTGGGACGACGCTCTGCTCCAGGCGTTCTACGAGCGGCGGATCGCCCGCGTCCGCCCCGTCGTGGAGGCGTCCGTACAGATCGGGCAGTGGCAGCTCGACGGGGTGCGCGACGCGGACGTGCCGGGCCTGATGGGCCGCACCATGACGATGCTGCGGGAGCTGCCGTGAGCCGCGTGCCCAGGCCGGAG
Protein-coding sequences here:
- a CDS encoding cyclase family protein, which codes for MSLDRRDPEGSIARTAKACSNWGRWGADDVLGTLNFLDEAKRREGAALVRRGVSFSLSQRFDINGPQKGWRRRTNPVHTMLDTGTDAALGNQGLPHGIGGADDVIAMPLQCSTQWDGLGHIFDHGKAWNGRPAEKVVTSEGDLVTGIEHMAHQIAGRGVLLDVGRAVGQDGELPDGFAITAEHLTATAEAQGVAVGRGDLVLVRTGQLARIRRDGWGEYAGGPAPGLSFTSAGWLHGSEIAAIATDTWGFEVRPNEFEHAFQPLHQVAIPHIGLLIGEMWDLDSLAEDCAADGVYEFWLTAAPLPITGAVGSPINPIAVK
- a CDS encoding ABC transporter substrate-binding protein, which translates into the protein MSNNPRRARRARRTAFTAGTASVALLVTACGGTGGSTAAAPKEFSYLSATENTTVKNVLTTLSKEACAAENKARPLKVENVPQSSLDQKLQLLAGQDALPVQFAAGNSPALTGQLDKSGKIADLEGELSLLGVYDQLQPAAVSTIKALYDGKVSVLPYEYNIEGIFYNKKLFQDRGVAVPTTWDELTASAEKLRAGGVQPFSAAGKEGWPLTRVLSGYLYRSLGPDALQDIRSGKAKLTDPAYVKAAQEIADLGKKGYFGEGVASISYDVAMNQFLSGKAAMFYMGSWALANIADPKVNTVGVENIGFMPFPTVAGGKGSADQYPSNVGLGITLGAKSFDGKTGDWVACIAKNYGSTALKDAGTISGFKTNTPVQDANAVTAQIRKTIGDSKQNVLWFEALFGTKATTVSTSNAASLVNGSMSPQQFMQTVQDALKNQ
- a CDS encoding LysR family transcriptional regulator; amino-acid sequence: MNLARLDLNLVVALRALLEERNVTRAGQRVGLSQPAMSAALGRLRRHFDDDLLARVGGHYELTALGQVLLDRTSTAYDVLERLFSSQASFDPAKESREFSLVASDYAVAVFGAEFARVVHEEAPGIRLRFTQTPVTVVDDTASLLSATDGVLMPHGVISDFPATDLYDDRWVFIVSDDHPSVEEHLTRQDLARLPWVAYRRTYDAPAVRQLGMLGIEPRVEVSVDSFQLLPLLVAGTRRIALVQARLAELLAPFTAVRVLEPPYEAVPLREALWWHPVHTHDAAHIWLRETAARVGRRMGDAPGA
- a CDS encoding FAD-dependent oxidoreductase; the protein is MTETRTVLVVGGGAAGNAVTILLRRAGFSVDLVEAKADWNATAGSGITLQGNALRVLRELGVWDQVRTSGFGFGSVGITAPDGSVLHVHRDLRTGGDDLPATLGMQRPELQQILIDAVRAGGTRVRLGTRAEILDQDAEGVSVRFTDGTEERYDLVIAADGLGSATRAAIGVTAKPEPTGMAIWRISAPRPAEVTRTDLAYGGPAYISGYCPTGDTTLYAYVVEANRDRASIPPESYADEMRRLASAYGGFWPQIAENITDPGQVNYTWFDQMLVEGSWHRGRVVLIGDAAHCCPPTLAQGAALSLEDAWVLAQMLAGADDWDDALLQAFYERRIARVRPVVEASVQIGQWQLDGVRDADVPGLMGRTMTMLRELP
- a CDS encoding fumarylacetoacetate hydrolase family protein: MSVKPGSPSALFAGPFALATLSVPEGPAFPALLTPDAQVLDLRIALGDAQVTAVGLLENWEATLPRLRALAEEDRTDRRPLSEHRVHAPVEPRQVFQSGANYRQHVIDLHVAHRAPDDERSEEERRAEAAEIMDRRAAEDLPYVFIGLPSSLTGPYDDVTLPAWAEKPDWELELAAVIGRPAYRVSVEEAMERVAGYTIANDLTDRSTVFRRDMPQIGTDWLRSKNAPGFTPLGPWIVPAESIADTGDLRLTLKLNGDTMQDESTKDMIFSVARVVSYISQTARLLPGDLVLTGSPAGNGMHWGRLLRDGDVMDGAITGLGAQRTRCIAEA
- a CDS encoding LacI family DNA-binding transcriptional regulator, with product MDATPKPKKRVTITDVARHAGVSTAAVSKVLRNAYGSSPAMREKVHAAMAELDYRPHTAARGMRGRTYTVGVLLDNIRNAFFADILDGIHDELQDGAYTVMIGAAGFGAEAQTRTVRAMVDRQMDGLVLIAPGCPRPEVLATAATTPTVVIGHHDTADAHDSVVDADGIGAGLVVDHLTELGHRDIALVSASGTKAGAWRRTPEAVLTSGYLAAMDHHGLGAHARVQHAAYSDEGGFEAGMALLTARRPPTAIMAGADVAALGIYRAAHELGLRIPRDLSLVGYNNTALAALAPVQLTSVDQAGHTMGATAARMLIDRVEGRRDRAMQTTMTPRLVVRGSTTAPRAR